Proteins encoded by one window of Kribbella italica:
- a CDS encoding zinc-binding dehydrogenase, with protein sequence MTSEQATVVRFHALGGPEVLQMQQHPLAEPGPGEVRLRVEAIGVNRAEALFRGGHYIEPVRRFPAGLGSEAAGEIELVGPGVSGLRPGDRVSVVPAFSQNDYPLYADRAVVPAAAVVRRPDTIDAITGAATWMAFLTAYGALVESNVRPGDTVLLNAAASSVGLAIIQVANHLGVRTIAHTRTASKATALEAHGATHVITGHVADQVTDLTNNHGVRMVLDAVTGPGLTDLARLVAPEGTVLVCGALSGEPTPYPGVDLGLPALTIRSFSMHETSRDPIRLARAGAFITAGLRTGAFTPVIAGTFPLHQAAEAHTQLDKGTHVGKLVLTVPH encoded by the coding sequence GTGACCAGCGAGCAGGCAACAGTCGTGCGATTCCACGCGCTGGGCGGCCCGGAAGTGCTGCAGATGCAGCAGCATCCGCTCGCCGAGCCCGGCCCCGGCGAGGTGCGCCTCCGCGTCGAGGCGATCGGCGTCAACCGCGCCGAGGCCCTTTTCCGCGGCGGCCACTACATCGAGCCCGTCCGCCGTTTCCCCGCCGGCCTCGGCTCCGAGGCCGCCGGCGAGATCGAACTCGTCGGCCCCGGCGTCAGCGGCCTCCGTCCCGGCGACCGCGTCAGCGTCGTACCGGCGTTCTCCCAGAACGACTACCCGCTGTACGCCGACCGCGCCGTCGTCCCCGCCGCGGCCGTGGTCCGTCGCCCCGACACGATCGACGCGATCACCGGAGCAGCGACCTGGATGGCCTTCCTCACGGCGTACGGCGCCTTGGTCGAGAGCAACGTCCGTCCCGGCGACACCGTCCTCCTCAACGCCGCTGCCAGCAGCGTCGGCCTGGCGATCATCCAGGTCGCCAACCACCTGGGCGTCCGCACGATCGCCCACACCCGTACGGCGAGCAAAGCAACCGCACTCGAAGCCCACGGCGCCACCCACGTCATCACCGGCCACGTCGCCGACCAGGTCACTGACCTCACCAACAACCACGGCGTCCGCATGGTCCTGGACGCCGTAACCGGCCCGGGCCTCACCGACCTCGCCCGCCTGGTCGCCCCCGAAGGAACGGTCCTCGTCTGCGGCGCCCTCAGCGGCGAACCCACGCCGTACCCCGGTGTCGACCTGGGCCTCCCGGCCCTCACCATCCGCTCCTTCAGCATGCACGAAACCAGCCGGGACCCGATCCGCCTCGCCCGAGCCGGAGCCTTCATCACCGCCGGCCTCCGCACCGGCGCCTTCACCCCGGTCATCGCCGGCACCTTCCCCCTCCACCAGGCCGCCGAAGCCCACACCCAACTCGACAAGGGCACCCACGTCGGCAAACTCGTCCTCACCGTCCCGCACTGA
- a CDS encoding class I SAM-dependent methyltransferase, translating into MSDVFYSHARLYDLMFPGGGPAVDFYRAHANRQGGRVLELGCGTGQKLIPIASDGHPCVGVDLSPDMLAQAQRKATERGVAVEWIQGDMRAFDLGRTFDFVFITANSLLHLQKAEDLVSCFRSVRRHLAPGARFVFDVFNPSVRLLAEADGVRRTRESLSFTDPDRGTISVDVAETYDAPAQVTRGTWYLSTDSEPDFVIAPLEMRSIFPQELPLLLSLGGLRLADRFGDWSGGPLTSEAALQLCVCESDQAGT; encoded by the coding sequence ATGAGTGACGTGTTCTACTCACACGCGAGGCTGTACGACCTGATGTTCCCGGGCGGCGGGCCCGCCGTCGACTTCTACCGGGCTCATGCCAACCGGCAAGGCGGGCGCGTACTGGAACTCGGCTGCGGAACCGGGCAGAAGCTGATCCCGATCGCATCCGACGGACATCCGTGCGTCGGCGTGGACCTCTCTCCGGACATGCTTGCGCAGGCGCAGCGCAAGGCGACCGAGCGCGGCGTCGCCGTGGAGTGGATCCAGGGCGACATGCGGGCCTTCGATCTGGGCCGCACCTTCGACTTCGTGTTCATCACGGCCAACTCCCTGCTGCACCTGCAGAAGGCCGAGGACCTGGTGAGCTGCTTCCGGTCAGTGCGACGGCACCTGGCTCCTGGAGCACGGTTCGTCTTCGACGTCTTCAACCCGAGCGTCCGCCTCCTGGCCGAGGCCGACGGCGTACGGCGTACCCGGGAGTCGTTGTCGTTCACGGATCCCGATCGTGGAACCATCAGCGTCGACGTCGCCGAGACCTACGACGCACCCGCCCAGGTCACCCGCGGAACGTGGTACCTCTCCACCGACTCCGAGCCCGACTTCGTCATCGCACCCCTCGAGATGCGCAGCATCTTCCCGCAGGAGCTGCCGCTGCTCCTCTCACTCGGCGGCCTCCGCCTCGCCGACCGCTTCGGCGACTGGTCCGGTGGACCACTCACCTCGGAGGCGGCACTTCAACTCTGCGTCTGCGAGTCGGACCAAGCCGGGACCTGA
- a CDS encoding nucleoside hydrolase has product MGEGRDQERDPGQDEDPIQEWLAMVGTDEILFEGEEDSFGGPPPSLGPHPVAFAPMIVDTDAGGDPDDSVAIVAAARSVPELALVVTSDEYGGERARFVRHLLDLAGRPEVPVVAGAELQDDPLYFVDGLFPQDVPKQSEDLLGAVETVCASTPGPVRWVGMGPLSNLAALQEARPELVAKMVVTQMGGAVNYRDPSRAEHNFRMDPAAVTRMLPVLELSVPTFVVSEVTFNPAMEILPASPIYRKWTEAGSPPWAPVLRAHLDRWMQRYPASMQHDSLTLAAAVLWPGVRFVRERVALDPLARMTVDAEGIEIALSIGADYESFMGWLEARVT; this is encoded by the coding sequence ATGGGCGAGGGCCGCGACCAGGAACGGGATCCGGGTCAGGACGAGGACCCGATCCAGGAGTGGCTCGCGATGGTGGGGACGGACGAGATCCTCTTTGAGGGCGAGGAAGACTCGTTCGGTGGGCCGCCGCCCTCGCTGGGGCCGCACCCGGTCGCGTTCGCGCCGATGATCGTCGACACGGACGCGGGTGGGGATCCGGACGACTCGGTGGCGATTGTGGCGGCGGCTCGCAGTGTGCCGGAGCTGGCGTTGGTGGTGACCAGCGACGAGTACGGCGGGGAGCGGGCGCGGTTCGTGCGGCACCTGCTGGATCTGGCCGGGCGGCCGGAGGTGCCGGTGGTGGCCGGGGCGGAGCTGCAGGACGATCCGTTGTACTTCGTGGACGGGCTGTTCCCGCAGGACGTGCCGAAGCAGAGCGAGGATCTGCTGGGCGCGGTGGAAACGGTGTGTGCGTCCACGCCGGGGCCGGTGCGGTGGGTGGGGATGGGGCCGCTGTCGAACCTGGCCGCACTGCAGGAGGCCCGGCCGGAGCTGGTGGCGAAGATGGTCGTGACGCAGATGGGTGGTGCGGTCAACTACCGGGATCCGTCGCGCGCCGAGCACAACTTCCGGATGGACCCGGCGGCGGTGACCCGGATGCTGCCGGTGCTGGAGCTGTCCGTGCCGACGTTCGTGGTGTCGGAGGTGACCTTCAACCCGGCGATGGAGATCCTGCCGGCGTCGCCGATCTACCGGAAGTGGACGGAGGCGGGCAGCCCGCCGTGGGCGCCAGTACTGCGGGCACACCTCGACCGATGGATGCAGCGGTACCCGGCCTCGATGCAGCACGACTCGCTGACACTGGCCGCCGCGGTGCTCTGGCCGGGGGTCCGCTTCGTGCGGGAGCGGGTCGCGCTGGACCCGCTCGCCCGGATGACAGTCGATGCCGAGGGCATCGAGATCGCGCTGTCGATCGGCGCGGACTACGAGTCCTTCATGGGGTGGCTGGAAGCCCGGGTCACCTGA
- a CDS encoding ABC transporter permease: MTTDEPDFAHRQGIAAARRVGAKVGLTAGDDYQTLYDAYRTTYAYQAPLVVRIADDMLADQRAEAGTDRVVALGRDGHSLAVAMRRLDPAFYRRHVSDVVVSRALTENALQDLERQGADFPLVHAFRRVASRVDPAHTVGGFRVLTEYLLSRGVPVGRPGSRVTVLDTSFKGTVQELLAAIYPETTFRGRYAFLGESPDDPHPGSKQGYEVHLRAGETRQGRPFYVLPADESKTFGHVLGINAVEELLDGPLTSPVRIDRYGPVQTAQRKQPDLLYGLSRGRISPRLRPLPVREGVKLVNLRAVADRAGYAAAVRDTGGNYRAGLEAGVQRFRSELRAWIRGGETDAGLQEQLDAFVHRSDFRHAERLGRALERARLPEQGTAAIWAGYDHCASDDDKRVFVQNVLNAIQTGGGTDGRGPRPGTGSGSGRGPDPGVARDGGDGRDPL, encoded by the coding sequence ATGACGACAGACGAGCCGGACTTCGCCCACCGGCAAGGCATCGCGGCCGCCCGGCGCGTCGGCGCGAAGGTCGGTCTCACCGCCGGCGACGACTACCAGACCCTGTACGACGCCTACCGGACCACCTACGCGTACCAGGCGCCGCTGGTCGTCCGGATCGCCGACGACATGCTCGCCGACCAGCGGGCGGAGGCGGGGACCGACCGGGTCGTGGCGCTGGGGCGCGACGGGCACAGTTTGGCGGTCGCGATGCGCCGGCTCGACCCGGCGTTCTACCGCAGGCACGTCTCGGACGTGGTGGTTTCTCGTGCCCTGACGGAGAACGCACTTCAGGACCTCGAGCGCCAAGGTGCTGACTTCCCGCTGGTCCATGCCTTTCGACGCGTGGCGTCGCGGGTCGACCCCGCCCACACTGTCGGCGGATTCCGGGTCCTGACGGAGTACCTGTTGTCCCGCGGGGTGCCCGTCGGTCGGCCGGGCAGCCGGGTGACGGTGCTCGACACGAGTTTCAAGGGGACCGTGCAGGAGCTTCTCGCGGCGATCTACCCGGAGACGACCTTCAGGGGAAGGTACGCGTTTCTCGGCGAGTCGCCGGACGACCCGCATCCGGGGAGCAAGCAAGGCTACGAGGTGCACCTGCGGGCGGGGGAGACACGGCAGGGGCGGCCGTTCTACGTGTTGCCCGCGGACGAGTCGAAGACTTTCGGGCACGTGCTCGGGATCAACGCTGTCGAGGAGCTGTTGGACGGCCCGCTGACGAGTCCGGTCAGGATCGACAGGTACGGACCCGTGCAGACCGCCCAACGGAAGCAGCCCGACCTGCTGTACGGGCTGAGCCGAGGACGGATCTCGCCACGGCTGCGGCCGTTGCCTGTGCGCGAGGGCGTGAAGCTGGTCAACCTGCGGGCTGTTGCCGACCGCGCCGGGTACGCCGCGGCGGTGCGCGACACGGGCGGGAACTACCGCGCCGGTCTGGAGGCAGGTGTCCAGCGGTTCCGCTCCGAGCTTCGGGCGTGGATCAGGGGAGGGGAGACCGACGCAGGGCTGCAGGAGCAGCTCGATGCCTTCGTGCACCGGTCCGACTTCCGGCACGCCGAGCGGCTCGGCCGGGCGCTGGAGCGAGCCCGGTTGCCGGAGCAGGGCACGGCCGCGATCTGGGCCGGCTACGACCACTGTGCGAGCGATGACGACAAACGGGTGTTCGTACAGAATGTTCTCAACGCGATCCAGACAGGTGGAGGTACGGATGGGCGAGGGCCGCGACCAGGAACGGGATCCGGGTCAGGACGAGGACCCGATCCAGGAGTGGCTCGCGATGGTGGGGACGGACGAGATCCTCTTTGA
- a CDS encoding ABC transporter ATP-binding protein, whose product MSDTKTAAADEPTEGGGAVTVKATERPTASRGFGPPGGIPGDKSMNFGPSAKRLLRRLRPHRIQVAGVILLAIASVGLSVLGPKLLGRATDIIFAGAIGKPLPQNLSKEQVIEGLRAQGNNRFADLLGGIDLIPGVGIDFDALRNVLLLVLGLYVGAFFLSWMQGYILNGVVQRTVFELRGEVEDKLNRLPLSYFDGAPRGELLSRVTNDIDNVSTSLQQTLSQLLTSLLTVIGVITLMFVVSPLLALIALVTIPVSMILTALIAKRSQARFVAQWRHTGALNAQIEEAFTGHELVKVFGRQKEIEASFAAKNEELYQASFGAQFISGLIMPSMMFIGNVNYVVIAVIGGLRVASGTMSLGDVQAFIQYSRQFTQPLTQVASMANLLQSGVASAERVFEVLDAEEQVPEDATPEKVTDAHGRVEFEHVSFSYKPDEPLISDLSLVAEPGMTVAIVGPTGAGKTTLVNLVMRFYELNGGRITLDGVDITELTRHDLRSRIGMVLQDTWLFGGTIRDNILYGNLNATEEDMLAAAKATYVDRFVHSLPDGYDTVIDEEGSNVSAGEKQLLTIARAFLADPQLLILDEATSSVDTRTEVLVQRAMAALRSDRTSFVIAHRLSTIRDANLILVMENGSIVEQGTHTELLAVDGAYARLYNAQFTAAVVDHDGEQPAPAPVPGVPTRADLLADDEDESALTP is encoded by the coding sequence ATGAGCGACACGAAGACTGCGGCCGCCGACGAGCCCACCGAGGGTGGTGGCGCCGTGACGGTGAAGGCGACCGAGCGGCCGACGGCCAGTCGCGGGTTCGGGCCTCCGGGAGGCATCCCGGGGGACAAGTCGATGAACTTCGGGCCCTCGGCCAAGCGGCTGCTGCGCCGGCTGCGGCCGCACCGGATCCAGGTGGCCGGCGTGATCCTGCTCGCGATCGCGAGTGTCGGGCTGTCCGTGCTCGGGCCGAAGCTGCTCGGCCGGGCGACCGACATCATCTTCGCCGGCGCGATCGGCAAGCCGCTGCCGCAGAACCTGAGCAAGGAGCAGGTGATCGAGGGCCTGCGGGCCCAGGGCAACAACCGGTTCGCCGACCTGCTCGGCGGGATCGACCTGATCCCGGGCGTCGGCATCGATTTCGATGCCCTGCGCAACGTCCTGCTCCTGGTACTCGGTCTGTACGTCGGTGCCTTCTTCCTGTCCTGGATGCAGGGCTACATCCTGAACGGCGTGGTGCAGCGGACGGTCTTCGAGCTGCGCGGCGAGGTCGAGGACAAGCTCAACCGGCTGCCGCTCAGCTACTTCGACGGCGCGCCGCGCGGTGAGCTGCTCAGCCGGGTCACCAACGACATCGACAACGTGTCGACCAGCCTGCAGCAGACGCTGAGCCAGTTGCTCACCTCGCTGCTGACGGTGATCGGCGTGATCACGCTGATGTTCGTGGTCTCGCCGCTGCTGGCGCTGATCGCGCTGGTGACGATCCCGGTCTCGATGATCCTGACCGCGCTGATCGCGAAGCGCTCGCAGGCCCGGTTCGTCGCCCAGTGGCGGCACACCGGCGCACTGAACGCGCAGATCGAGGAGGCCTTCACCGGGCACGAGCTGGTCAAGGTGTTCGGCCGGCAGAAGGAGATCGAGGCGAGCTTCGCGGCCAAGAACGAGGAGCTGTACCAGGCCTCGTTCGGGGCGCAGTTCATCTCCGGCCTGATCATGCCGTCGATGATGTTCATCGGGAACGTGAACTACGTGGTGATCGCCGTGATCGGTGGCCTGCGGGTGGCGTCGGGCACGATGTCGCTGGGCGACGTCCAGGCCTTCATCCAGTACTCGCGGCAGTTCACCCAGCCGCTGACGCAGGTCGCCTCGATGGCGAACCTGCTGCAGTCCGGGGTCGCCTCGGCCGAGCGGGTCTTCGAGGTGCTCGACGCCGAGGAGCAGGTGCCGGAGGACGCGACGCCGGAGAAGGTGACCGACGCGCACGGGCGGGTCGAGTTCGAGCACGTGTCGTTCTCGTACAAGCCCGACGAGCCGCTGATCAGCGACCTGTCGCTGGTCGCCGAACCGGGGATGACGGTCGCGATCGTCGGCCCGACCGGGGCCGGCAAGACGACGCTGGTCAACCTGGTCATGCGGTTCTACGAGCTGAACGGCGGCCGGATCACGCTCGACGGCGTCGACATCACCGAGCTGACCCGGCACGACCTGCGGTCCCGGATCGGGATGGTCCTGCAGGACACCTGGCTGTTCGGCGGGACGATCCGCGACAACATCCTCTACGGCAACCTGAACGCCACCGAGGAGGACATGCTCGCGGCGGCCAAGGCGACGTACGTCGATCGCTTCGTGCACAGCCTGCCCGACGGCTACGACACGGTGATCGACGAGGAAGGCAGCAACGTCAGCGCCGGTGAGAAGCAGCTGCTCACCATCGCGCGGGCGTTCCTGGCCGACCCGCAGCTGCTGATCCTCGACGAGGCCACCAGCTCGGTCGACACCCGCACCGAGGTCCTGGTCCAGCGCGCGATGGCAGCCCTGCGGTCCGATCGCACCAGCTTCGTGATCGCCCACCGCCTGTCCACCATCCGCGACGCCAACCTCATCCTCGTGATGGAGAACGGCTCCATCGTCGAGCAGGGCACCCACACGGAGCTCCTGGCCGTCGACGGCGCCTACGCCCGGCTCTACAACGCCCAGTTCACCGCCGCGGTCGTCGACCACGACGGGGAACAACCGGCCCCGGCGCCGGTCCCCGGCGTACCGACCAGGGCAGATCTCCTGGCCGACGACGAGGACGAGTCAGCCCTCACGCCGTGA
- a CDS encoding ABC transporter ATP-binding protein: MLLRLLRTHLRPYAGNLSLVVVLQFVGTIASLYLPSLNADIIDNGVATGDTGYIVRTGGWMLGVSLVQIVCTIVAVYFGAKTAALFGRDVRAAVFHQVGSFSAREVNQFGAPTLISRSTNDVTQVQMLVVMSTTMLVAAPITMVGGIVAAVREDVGLSWLVAVAVPLLAASIGLIASRMVPQFRKMQVNIDSVNRVLREQITGIRVVRAFVREPHETERFGEANTNVTDTAIRAGRLMALVFPVVMLILNASSVAVLWFGASRVESGAMQVGQLTAFISYLIQILFSVMMATFVMIMVPRASVCADRITEVLNTDSSVRPPVTPIGTFTGHGELVFENAGFQYPGAAEPVLRDVTFSAAPGQTTAIIGSTGAGKTTLLSLVPRLFDATDGRVLVDGVDVREIDPEQLWKRIGLVPQRPYLFSGTVASNLRYGNPEATDEELWHALEIAQGKDFVEAMPEQLNAPIAQGGTNVSGGQRQRLAIARALVRQPEIYLFDDSFSALDLSTDARLRAALAPVTADACVVIVAQRVSTIIGADQIIVLEDGAIVGKGTHEELLDSCPTYLEIVESQRSAEEAA, encoded by the coding sequence ATGCTACTTCGCCTGTTGCGCACGCACCTGCGTCCGTACGCCGGCAACCTGTCCCTGGTGGTCGTCCTGCAGTTCGTCGGGACGATCGCCTCCCTCTACCTGCCCAGCCTGAACGCCGACATCATCGACAACGGCGTGGCCACCGGAGACACCGGCTACATCGTCCGCACCGGTGGCTGGATGCTCGGGGTCAGCCTGGTGCAGATCGTCTGCACGATCGTCGCGGTGTACTTCGGCGCCAAGACCGCGGCGCTGTTCGGCCGCGACGTCCGGGCGGCCGTCTTCCACCAGGTCGGCAGCTTCTCCGCGCGCGAGGTGAACCAGTTCGGCGCGCCGACGCTGATCTCGCGCAGTACCAACGACGTCACCCAGGTCCAGATGCTCGTGGTGATGTCGACCACGATGCTGGTCGCCGCGCCGATCACCATGGTCGGTGGAATCGTTGCCGCGGTCCGCGAGGACGTCGGGCTGTCCTGGCTGGTCGCTGTCGCCGTACCGCTGCTGGCCGCCTCGATCGGCCTGATCGCCAGCCGGATGGTGCCGCAGTTCCGCAAGATGCAGGTCAACATCGACAGCGTGAACCGGGTGCTGCGCGAGCAGATCACCGGCATCCGCGTGGTCCGGGCCTTCGTCCGCGAGCCGCACGAGACCGAGCGGTTCGGCGAGGCCAACACGAACGTGACCGACACCGCGATCCGGGCCGGCCGCCTGATGGCACTGGTCTTCCCGGTCGTGATGCTGATCCTGAACGCGTCCAGCGTCGCCGTGCTCTGGTTCGGTGCCTCCCGGGTGGAGAGCGGGGCCATGCAGGTCGGCCAGCTGACCGCCTTCATCAGCTACCTGATCCAGATCCTGTTCTCGGTGATGATGGCGACCTTCGTGATGATCATGGTGCCGCGGGCCTCGGTCTGCGCCGACCGGATCACCGAGGTGCTGAACACCGACTCCTCGGTCCGCCCGCCGGTCACGCCGATCGGCACCTTCACCGGGCACGGCGAGCTGGTCTTCGAGAACGCCGGCTTCCAGTACCCAGGTGCGGCCGAGCCGGTCCTCCGGGACGTGACCTTCTCGGCGGCTCCCGGGCAGACGACCGCGATCATCGGTAGTACCGGCGCGGGCAAGACGACGCTGCTGTCGCTGGTGCCGCGGCTGTTCGACGCGACCGACGGCCGCGTGCTGGTCGACGGCGTCGACGTCCGGGAGATCGATCCGGAGCAGCTCTGGAAGCGGATCGGGCTCGTTCCGCAGCGGCCGTACCTGTTCTCCGGCACGGTCGCGAGCAACCTGCGTTACGGCAACCCGGAAGCGACCGACGAGGAGCTCTGGCACGCGCTGGAGATTGCCCAGGGCAAGGACTTCGTCGAGGCGATGCCGGAGCAGCTGAACGCACCGATCGCCCAGGGCGGGACCAACGTCTCGGGTGGTCAGCGGCAACGCCTGGCGATCGCGCGGGCACTGGTCCGCCAACCGGAGATCTACCTGTTCGACGACTCGTTCTCGGCGCTCGACCTGTCCACCGACGCCCGGTTGCGGGCGGCGCTGGCACCGGTCACCGCCGATGCGTGCGTGGTGATCGTCGCCCAGCGGGTGTCCACGATCATCGGCGCCGACCAGATCATCGTGCTCGAGGACGGCGCGATCGTCGGCAAGGGCACCCACGAGGAACTGCTGGACAGCTGTCCGACGTACCTCGAGATCGTCGAGTCCCAGCGGTCCGCGGAGGAGGCAGCATGA
- a CDS encoding TetR/AcrR family transcriptional regulator, whose amino-acid sequence MSPRATPMPPDERRAAIVAAVLPLLEEYGTDVSTRQIAEAAGVAEGTIFRAFGSKDALIDAVIGSAFESGPLIAALAQIDRSLPLRERLIASVEVSQSRLRSVFRLLLTMRMHRPPDWKSDPDEELRRKAEAERASAVFVDLIRPDAEALRFSPEDVAHRIRMITFSATHPMISDGRPMTAEEIVDFALDGVRLHHLGDL is encoded by the coding sequence GTGAGTCCACGAGCGACCCCGATGCCGCCCGACGAGCGCCGTGCCGCGATCGTCGCCGCTGTGCTGCCCCTGCTGGAGGAGTACGGCACCGATGTCAGCACCCGGCAGATCGCCGAGGCGGCCGGTGTCGCCGAAGGCACGATCTTCCGCGCGTTCGGCAGCAAGGACGCGCTGATCGACGCCGTGATCGGCTCGGCCTTCGAGTCCGGGCCGCTGATCGCGGCGCTCGCGCAGATCGACCGGTCGCTGCCGCTGCGGGAACGGCTGATCGCCTCCGTCGAGGTGAGCCAGTCCCGGCTGCGCAGCGTCTTCCGGCTGCTGCTGACGATGCGGATGCACCGGCCGCCGGACTGGAAGAGCGACCCTGACGAAGAGTTGCGTCGCAAGGCCGAGGCGGAGCGGGCCAGTGCCGTGTTCGTCGACCTGATCCGGCCCGACGCCGAAGCGCTGCGGTTCTCGCCCGAGGACGTCGCGCACCGGATCCGGATGATCACCTTCTCCGCGACCCACCCAATGATTTCGGACGGTCGGCCGATGACCGCCGAGGAGATCGTCGACTTCGCACTCGACGGTGTCCGCCTTCACCACCTTGGGGATCTCTGA
- a CDS encoding TetR/AcrR family transcriptional regulator: MNSEYSGAGDPAKSLELLWGLQSRPTRGPKPALTVDRVCAAAVRIADAEGLAALSMRRVAEELGVGAMTLYRYVPGKAELLDVMLDSVYGEFPRRPVDGDWRAKLEEVALENRELYLQHSWLLYVASSRPPLGPGLMAKYEYELEAVEGIGLSDVEMDAAVALVNGYVHGAVRSAVDAKQVIQSSGITDKDWWLAHEPLLEKIGDAQKFPLASRVGTAVGQEFDAAYDSEHGFAFGLARVLDGIEALLDGR, encoded by the coding sequence ATGAATTCCGAGTACAGCGGTGCCGGCGATCCCGCGAAGAGCCTGGAGCTGCTCTGGGGACTGCAGTCCAGGCCGACCCGCGGGCCGAAACCCGCGCTCACGGTCGACCGGGTCTGCGCGGCCGCCGTACGGATCGCGGACGCGGAGGGCCTGGCCGCGCTGTCGATGCGGCGGGTGGCCGAGGAACTCGGCGTCGGCGCCATGACGCTGTACCGGTATGTGCCTGGCAAGGCCGAGCTGCTCGATGTGATGCTCGACAGTGTGTACGGCGAGTTCCCGCGCCGCCCGGTCGACGGCGACTGGCGGGCCAAGCTGGAAGAGGTCGCGCTGGAGAACCGCGAGCTCTACCTGCAGCACTCGTGGCTCCTGTACGTCGCGAGCAGCCGGCCGCCGCTCGGGCCGGGGCTGATGGCGAAGTACGAGTACGAGCTGGAAGCGGTCGAGGGGATCGGGCTGAGCGATGTGGAGATGGACGCCGCGGTCGCGCTGGTCAACGGGTATGTGCACGGCGCCGTGCGGAGTGCTGTGGACGCCAAGCAGGTGATCCAGTCGTCGGGTATCACTGACAAGGACTGGTGGCTGGCGCACGAGCCGCTGCTCGAGAAGATCGGCGACGCGCAGAAGTTCCCCCTCGCGAGCCGGGTCGGTACGGCGGTCGGCCAGGAGTTCGATGCGGCGTACGACTCCGAGCACGGGTTCGCCTTCGGGCTGGCCCGTGTGCTGGACGGGATCGAGGCGCTGCTCGACGGGCGCTGA